The Pseudomonas fulva 12-X sequence TCATCGGCCTTGCCTCTGCCATTTGAACAGTCGGCCCTGCACCACCTGCAGGCTGAACAGCAGGAACAGCGACGCCAGCAGAATCACCGAGGCGATTGCCGCCGCTGCCGGATAGTTGAATTCCTGCAGGCGCACGAAAATCATCAGCGACGACACTTCGGTCTTATAGGGAATGTTGCCGGCGATCATGATCACCGCGCCGAACTCACCCAGGCTGCGCACGAAGGCTTGTGACGCACCGGTGATCAGCGCAGGCAGCAAGCTCGGCAGCACCACGTAGGCGAAGCTCTGCCATTTCTTGGCGCCCAGGGTGCGCGCGGCTTCCTCGTACTCGCTGCCCAGGCTCTGCAGCACCGGCTGCACGGTGCGCACCACGAATGGCAGGCTGGTGAACACCATGGCGATCAGCAGGCCCGGGTAGGCATAGGCGATCTTGATGCCTGCGGCCTCGAAGTACTGGCCG is a genomic window containing:
- the cysT gene encoding sulfate ABC transporter permease subunit CysT; amino-acid sequence: MSKTPVFFLQNPLLPGFGLSFGFSVFYLSLVILFPLSALLLYVSDMSWAQYWQAISDPRVVQSYKVTISGAFYSTVIVLLIGLLIAWIITRYDFPGRRLVDALVDLPFALPTSVAGLTLATLLVPGGWLGQYFEAAGIKIAYAYPGLLIAMVFTSLPFVVRTVQPVLQSLGSEYEEAARTLGAKKWQSFAYVVLPSLLPALITGASQAFVRSLGEFGAVIMIAGNIPYKTEVSSLMIFVRLQEFNYPAAAAIASVILLASLFLLFSLQVVQGRLFKWQRQGR